AACCTTGGAGTATGGCTTTTAAGTTCCTTTGATTCAATTCAGGACGCCTGCTACAAAAAAACAATAAAAATTATGCCAAGATCGGTAAATTCAGTTGCTAAAAGAGCAAGAAGAAAAAAAATAATGAAGCAAGCCAAAGGTTTCTTTGGTAGACGTAAAAACGTTTGGACAGTTGCTAAGAATGCGGTGGAGAAAGCAATGTGCTACGCTTACCGTGATAGAAAAGTGAACAAAAGAAATTTCCGTTCTTTATGGATTCAACGTATCAACGCTGGAGCTAGATTAGAAGGAATGTCTTATTCACAATTCATGGGTAAAGTTAAAGCTAACGGAATCGAATTGAACCGTAAAGTTCTTGCAGATTTAGCTATGAACCACCCAGAAGCTTTCAAAGCAGTACTTAATAAAGTAAAATAAACGTTTTATAAACTCAATTTAGATTACTTACTTATAAAAAAAACCTCAATCAATCGATTGAGGTTTTTTTGTGTCTTGTGATACTTTATTCTTTAATAAGGATTATTGTAGCTTTAAAACCAGTCCCTAAATTCCATTGACTTGCTGATATCAATGCTCCTTTATCGTCATAAACTTTAAATTCTGCTGTGTTTGGCCCTGAACTTCCTTGATTTAAAGCTACAAAGTCAATTTTATTGAACCCTTTTTCTAAAACAATTTCAAAACCTTTAAAATTACTGTCTAAATAAACTTGGTTTTGAATTACTTTATCATTTAACATAACTCGTATTAAATCACCATCTACATAAGCAGCATCCCGATACATAACTTTTGCAGAAACAGATTCCGTAGTGTAATTACCTAAATTTTGGTTTCTACGATAAACTATACCTTCTGAATTATCTTCTTTCTTGTTTAATTTATCTCTGTAAACATCACCTGGATTGATAAACTCACTTGATGGAATCATCGAAATAGGTTTTACTGGCTTCGTTTCGGGAATACTTGTAAGATTTGGATTTGTTACGGGTGGTTTAACATTTGGCGTAGGTGAATTGATTGGGGGAATATCAATTTTAGGTGAAATTGTTTTGTTTATCTTTGGCGCATTATTTTTAGGAGGAATTGCTTTGAACTTTGAATTGAATTCAGATTGAGCAAAACCACTGTAAAATGAACCAAGTAGTATCATTGTGAATAAAATCCTTTTCATAATTTGCGGTACATTCATTTTATAGGTTTTAACAAGTTTTAAAAATATAAAACCTAACATTCACTTTCAAAAATCAAGCCATTTTTTAACTTTCATTTATAACTACAAATGAGTTGAAATAGTATATGAACAGGGTGGAACTTTTAACTATTAAATAAAATTTGACAAAAAATCATTTTTACTTCGCTCCTAAATATCTAATTTTAGACATGAAGACAAAACTGCAGATAAAATGAATTACTAGATGCTGTTTATGTTAGACTTTTCAA
This portion of the Flavobacterium sp. CECT 9288 genome encodes:
- the rplT gene encoding 50S ribosomal protein L20, translating into MPRSVNSVAKRARRKKIMKQAKGFFGRRKNVWTVAKNAVEKAMCYAYRDRKVNKRNFRSLWIQRINAGARLEGMSYSQFMGKVKANGIELNRKVLADLAMNHPEAFKAVLNKVK